A genomic window from Leishmania major strain Friedlin complete genome, chromosome 16 includes:
- a CDS encoding putative dynein light chain codes for MDTKVKEPEGPCNLEYVRRYTQSLNYPLEKTSDMSEEMRVDCKEIVVNALEKHEDSYEMAAKYVKEQMDKKFGPSWHCVIGEGFGFEITYEVKHLMYMFHRGFIAIVVFKGL; via the coding sequence ATGGATACCAAAGTCAAGGAGCCGGAAGGGCCGTGCAACCTCGAATATGTCCGTCGGTACACTCAGTCTCTTAACTACCcgctggagaagacgagCGATATGTCTGAGGAGATGCGAGTTGACTGCAAAGAGATCGTGGTCAACGCGTTGGAGAAGCACGAGGATAGCTACGAGATGGCTGCCAAGTACGTCAAGGAGCAGATGGACAAGAAGTTTGGACCTTCCTGGCATTGCGTTATTGGAGAGGGATTCGGATTTGAGATCACCTATGAGGTGAAGCACCTGATGTACATGTTCCACAGGGGTTTCATTGCTATTGTTGTGTTCAAGGGCCTCTAA
- a CDS encoding sucrose-phosphate synthase-like protein, with protein MAKEWLIFALGTNNWQGPGQFAPGSGILHQGQHIAMNSLEKCHCYSIWPSDLQKTPTDRDDYRVYEIPHPIPICESVGPQSSKRWHSMTDEEVTSYCDNLLKECTDFIEYIEKKHGKRINLFLAHHCFMNPVIMSEINERRVAQGIPKVPLVVFAHGTALKMYENEINKLPEFPMKYYDWIRGTKNIFESTGHVSGVFAVSAPQKNSFEKLFPLFPQERVAITPCGYNQLVFHRIQGMTREKAFGHMPQALYDGFDATQLSPVQRHVASDQCIPDVNAYDRVVVFCGRFAHWKRIDSVLKAASRWEKEDKRILTLIFGAGSQETRKLYVDMAYQTLGLKDTFFLGPQSQPDLANVYTVADVSVFPSHDEPFGLVFIECMGCGTPVIGAKSGGPLDFVNDEVGALVDEGTNDEVAERVYAAVKQALAEDWKKTKGAQCEQYALKKFSLASQAELMLEFVESHFTK; from the coding sequence ATGGCCAAGGAGTGGCTGATCTTCGCCTTGGGCACTAACAACTGGCAAGGGCCAGGGCAGTTTGCTCCTGGGTCTGGCATTCTCCACCAGGGCCAGCACATTGCCATGAACTCACTGGAAAAGTGCCACTGCTACTCGATTTGGCCCTCTGATCTCCAAAAGACCCCAACGGATCGTGACGACTACCGCGTGTACGAGATTCCTCACCCGATTCCGATCTGTGAGAGTGTCGGACCACAGAGCAGCAAGAGATGGCACTCTATGACCGACGAGGAAGTAACAAGCTACTGCGACAATCTGCTGAAGGAGTGCACTGACTTCATCGAGTACATCGAGAAGAAGCACGGCAAGCGTATCAACCTCTTTCTCGCTCATCATTGCTTCATGAATCCTGTGATTATGTCCGAGATCAACGAGCGTCGTGTGGCACAGGGGATTCCGAAGGTGCCACTTGTGGTCTTCGCGCATGGCACAGCTCTCAAGATGTACGAGAATGAAATTAACAAGTTACCAGAGTTTCCTATGAAGTACTACGACTGGATTCGCGGCACGAAGAATATCTTTGAGAGTACTGGTCATGTCTCCGGTGTTTTTGCCGTCTCGGCACCGCAGAAGAATAGCTTTGAAAAGCTGTTCCCACTTTTCCCCCAAGAGCGCGTCGCCATCACACCCTGCGGCTACAACCAGCTGGTGTTTCATCGAATACAAGGAATGACACGCGAAAAGGCTTTCGGCCACATGCCCCAGGCTCTCTACGACGGATTCGATGCCACCCAGCTGTCACCCGTGCAGCGCCACGTGGCTTCTGATCAATGTATTCCTGACGTGAACGCTTACGACAGAGTCGTTGTTTTTTGTGGCCGCTTTGCTCACTGGAAGCGGATCGACTCCGTCCTAAAGGCTGCCAGTAGGTGGGAGAAAGAGGACAAGAGGATCCTTACTCTGATCTTTGGTGCCGGCTCTCAGGAAACTCGAAAGCTGTATGTGGACATGGCCTATCAGACGCTGGGGCTGAAAGACACCTTCTTCCTGGGACCTCAGAGCCAGCCTGATCTGGCCAACGTCTACACTGTCGCGGATGTTTCTGTGTTCCCGAGCCATGATGAGCCCTTCGGACTTGTGTTCATCGAATGCATGGGGTGCGGAACACCTGTGATCGGTGCCAAATCCGGTGGCCCGCTGGACTTTGTCAACGACGAGGTTGGTGCCTTGGTGGACGAAGGTACAAACGACGAGGTTGCCGAGCGTGTCTATGCTGCGGTGAAGCAGGCTCTCGCGGAGGACTGGAAGAAGACAAAAGGTGCCCAATGCGAGCAGTATGCGCTCAAGAAGTTCAGCCTCGCCTCACAGGCGGAACTGATGCTTGAATTCGTGGAGAGCCACTTTACCAAGTGA